A single genomic interval of Dioscorea cayenensis subsp. rotundata cultivar TDr96_F1 unplaced genomic scaffold, TDr96_F1_v2_PseudoChromosome.rev07_lg8_w22 25.fasta BLBR01001073.1, whole genome shotgun sequence harbors:
- the LOC120255569 gene encoding putative clathrin assembly protein At1g33340 produces the protein MKLKSKLKQALGSLMEISGSSTDIFSGIDAAIAHGTDRTDTPVDDKYVHEILFLVSNSHGSITFLARRITRRLETATDVILALKTLLLLHRLLRGGDRYFEQDLRSLWSSGELRIDLGWSCNDCDRLSSFIIRYSELLKERVQWIINQSGKLEPVRPLGLEIQSCEENAIELVLHRLSKCQAFLDLTMECLPSKIWHSSRVTQVAMNIILRESFSVYVCFCEWIDILLNSFSKLEKPQRVLALDVVRKACNQTPKLDEYYKSLRTSMVGKSLDFPSVRVFTAEDVSAMDMASSEQLSPFHCKLETKISTVWVEFDDDGDSQSSSLFSFGGFEDHLLTSAGDDLITDQGESSTTTTTTITGSTSNYMQLL, from the coding sequence ATGAAGTTGAAGAGCAAGCTCAAGCAAGCTCTAGGATCACTCATGGAAATCTCCGGGAGCAGCACCGATATTTTCTCCGGCATTGATGCAGCCATTGCTCATGGAACAGATCGTACCGACACACCGGTGGATGATAAATATGTGCATGAGATCCTCTTCTTGGTCTCGAATTCTCACGGTTCCATCACCTTCTTAGCTAGACGTATCACTCGCCGTCTCGAGACAGCCACCGATGTTATCCTAGCATTGAAAACACTTCTTCTGCTTCACCGCTTGCTCCGTGGAGGCGACCGATACTTCGAGCAAGACTTACGCAGTCTTTGGTCCTCCGGCGAGCTTCGAATTGACTTAGGATGGTCATGTAACGATTGTGATCGCTTGAGCTCCTTCATCATCAGATACTCAGAGTTGCTCAAAGAAAGGGTTCAATGGATTATAAACCAGTCAGGTAAGCTTGAGCCAGTGAGACCATTAGGTTTAGAGATTCAATCCTGTGAAGAGAACGCAATAGAGTTGGTGTTGCATAGGTTGTCTAAGTGCCAAGCTTTTCTTGATCTAACAATGGAGTGTTTACCTTCAAAGATTTGGCATTCAAGTAGAGTGACACAAGTGGCCATGAACATCATCCTGAGAGAGAGTTTTTCGGTGTATGTGTGCTTTTGTGAGTGGATTGATATACTGCTGAATTCCTTCTCAAAGCTTGAGAAACCACAGAGAGTTTTAGCATTGGATGTGGTTAGAAAGGCATGCAATCAAACTCCAAAGCTTGATGAATATTATAAGAGTTTGAGAACAAGTATGGTAGGAAAGAGCTTGGATTTCCCTTCAGTGAGAGTGTTCACAGCGGAGGATGTTTCAGCAATGGATATGGCTTCAAGTGAGCAATTAAGTCCATTTCATTGTAAATTGGAGACAAAGATAAGCACAGTGTGGGTGgagtttgatgatgatggtgattcACAGAGTTCAagcttgttttcttttggaggATTTGAGGATCACCTTCTCACTAGCGCTGGAGATGATTTGATTACTGATCAAGGGGAGAgttctactactactactaccacAATTACTGGTAGTACTAGTAATTACATGCAGCTGTTGTAG
- the LOC120255564 gene encoding GDSL esterase/lipase At3g26430-like, whose product MLCINHNGIVIHSNHNYLSNSHQMSLLSSIASLHIFLLLLPSILCKPCDFPAIFALGDSNSDTGGFSAAFGPLSSPYGDTFFHMPSGRFSDGRLIIDFIAENLGLPYLSSYLDSLGANFSHGANFATSLSTIIPQNITLAQGGYSPFSLDIQAMQFSQFQSRSQFILRKGGVLKSLMPMKDYFSRALYIIDIGQNDLTALYFSNSSAEQYIHDAMKAFSKTIKSLYKNGGRYFWIHNTGPLGCLPYVLRQVPGYRKLDSVGCAVVFNELAKKFNRMLNETVAQLQKEFPVAAFTYVDIYSAKYLLISQATKFGFRKPLMACCGHGGGAYNYDSIARCGTSVNVHGNEVLIGKSCMDSSKRVSWDGAHYTEAANKWVFDQIVNGHFSYPSNSLNMACYNHNHKSF is encoded by the exons ATGCTATGTATAAATCACAATGGCATTGTCATTCATTCCAATCACAACTACCTTTCAAACTCTCACCAAATGAGTCTCCTAAGTTCCATTGCATCACTTCACATTTTTCTCTTACTTTTGCCATCAATCCTCTGCAAACCTTGTGACTTCCCTGCTATCTTTGCTCTGGGGGACTCAAACTCTGACACCGGTGGCTTCTCCGCTGCCTTCGGTCCTCTCAGCTCACCATATGGAGATACCTTCTTCCATATGCCCTCCGGCAGATTCTCCGATGGCCGCCTAATCATCGACTTCATTG CTGAGAACCTTGGACTTCCATATCTGAGTTCTTATCTAGATTCATTAGGTGCAAATTTCAGCCATGGTGCAAACTTCGCCACAAGTTTATCCACCATCATTCCTCAAAACATAACACTTGCTCAAGGTGGCTACAGTCCATTCTCTCTGGACATCCAAGCCATGCAATTCTCACAATTTCAATCCAGATCCCAATTTATACTCAGAAAAG GAGGAGTGCTCAAGAGTTTGATGCCAATGAAGGACTACTTCTCAAGAGCTTTGTACATCATAGACATTGGTCAGAATGATCTCACTGCACTCTACTTCAGCAACAGTTCTGCAGAGCAATACATCCATGATGCAATGAAAGCCTTTTCCAAAACCATAAAG AGTTTATACAAGAATGGAGGAAGGTACTTCTGGATACATAACACTGGTCCATTAGGCTGCCTGCCTTATGTACTCCGACAAGTCCCCGGATATCGAAAACTAGATTCTGTAGGCTGTGCTGTAGTTTTCAATGAACTTGCCAAGAAGTTCAACAGAATGCTCAATGAAACTGTAGCTCAGTTGCAAAAAGAATTCCCAGTTGCAGCATTCACATATGTTGATATCTACTCTGCTAAATACTTACTGATCAGTCAAGCCACCAAGTTCG GATTTAGGAAGCCATTAATGGCTTGTTGTGGGCATGGTGGAGGAGCATATAACTATGATTCAATAGCAAGGTGTGGAACTAGTGTGAATGTGCATGGAAATGAAGTTCTAATTGGGAAGTCATGCATGGATTCAAGCAAGAGAGTGAGTTGGGATGGAGCTCATTACACTGAGGCTGCAAACAAATGGGTTTTTGATCAAATAGTTAATGGCCATTTTTCATATCCTTCAAACTCTTTGAATATGGCATGTTACAATCACAATCACAAAAGTTTTTGA
- the LOC120255561 gene encoding peptide chain release factor 1-like: MAIARVLFRQALLVHSDHLLAIRSTHQARSPFKVFFSVSSSSGNGDDGYCRRSNNYLKLSDEELMAQCEMDTYKASGPGGQHRNKRESAVRLKHLPTGVIAQAVEDRSQHKNRAAALSRLRTLLALKVRNDINLDEYKPPPEILQILPAKSTIRGADVGPQIGPNNPKFALGMQALLDLIFGVEGSVSEAAQRLGLSTGALSRLILSDDSLRMAVNQLRTSKGMKPLK; encoded by the exons ATGGCGATAGCTCGAGTTCTATTCAGACAAGCTCTGCTCGTCCACTCCGATCACCTCTTAGCAATCCGATCCACGCATCAAGCACGATCTCCATTCAAAGTTTTCTTCTCGGTCTCAAGCTCTTCTGGTAATGGCGATGATGGTTATTGTCGTCGGAGCAACAACTATTTGAAGTTGAGTGATGAGGAGCTCATGGCGCAGTGTGAGATGGACACATACAAGGCGTCTGGTCCCGGTGGCCAGCACCGGAACAAGCGCGAGTCTGCTGTCCGGCTCAAGCACCTCCCAACCGGCGTCATCGCTCAG GCTGTCGAGGATAGATCACAGCACAAGAATCGAGCGGCAGCCCTGTCACGCCTTCGCACTCTGTTGGCTCTCAAAG TCAGGAATGACATTAACCTGGATGAATATAAACCTCCTCCTGAAATCCTTCAGATCCTACCTGCAAAATCAACAATCAGGGGCGCAGATGTTGGTCCACAAATTGGTCCTAATAACCCAAAGTTTGCTCTG GGAATGCAAGCTTTATTGGATCTGATTTTTGGTGTTGAAGGTTCAGTATCGGAGGCAGCGCAAAGATTGGG TCTAAGCACTGGTGCTCTTTCAAGGTTGATACTATCTGATGATTCTCTCCGTATGGCTGTGAATCAACTGAGAACTTCCAAG GGCATGAAACCTCTCAAGTGA